The Humulus lupulus chromosome 7, drHumLupu1.1, whole genome shotgun sequence region CAGCTCAACATAGTGCTGCACATGTAAATCAGCATATAAATTCTATAGTTTCTGATGGTGCCATGTGCTTAATAATGAAAGAACAGCAGAAAGCATTGAATTGACAGTCGTCCAAGCCCGTGTATCTAGTTTCTGATGGATTCGTGTGCTTATTAATGAGGGAACACTAGGAAACATGGAATTGCTAGCCTACACTGACAGAAACTCTCAATATATACATATGGCAAAGAAGATAAGTCACTGTGCAAAGTATTAGAGCTCAAAATGCAATTGCTTCCAGCAGGTACATGAATCATAATAAACTCAGGATAAACGAGAAAAAGAGAGGCTTAATCTGAAAACAGAAAAAATACCTTACAAGGCCTATCACTATAAATGCTCTTGCGTCGTGGAGTTTTCTGAATGATCCAACCATCAGGTAGTACAAAGTTCGGGGGCCTCTCAGTGATAAGTAGAGAATGTTGGATCTGCGTAATTTTAGTATTTTCAATTAGGATTTTCCTTCAACATTTAATCATTACAAAATGAAACTCTTTCTTCGGAAAATTGGATTAAACTAATGCAGAGATCTCAGAAACTTCTGAATCCAGTAAAAGGTTAACACTTTTCCCTGTAATATGGGTGCCTTAATATTCAAAGACAGATGTGGATGAAGATTTTCAAGCTATAGAACGCCATACTCCAGCAATGCAGGTTAACTATTGAAGATGCTTCAATTGTGCATGTTAGTGGAATTGAATTCAAAAGATTAAAGTTAAATGCATAAAAACACATGGACTTAACTTTTTCAATTATACCCATAAGTGAACCACCCTTATATTAGACTTTTTTTTTTCCAGGGAATGGATTCATTATTCTTTGTTACtttaattcaaaattttaaagaaTGAACACATTTTTACTCTGACAACCAGACCTGCAAGGAAGGAGATGATGATCATTGTTGTATAGGTGAAGAATCACCTGAATCAAATAAATACCAATCCATGTGTTGTATAAAAACTTGTATGATGCTTGTGAAATATTTAAATACCTTGACTGGCGCTGTGACCATGTTTGTCTCTTTCAGGTGTCTCTCAACATCTCTTAAGGAGCGAAATTGACGTCCAGTCCCTGGCTCAACATAGTACTGCAAATGTAAATCAGCTTGTAAATTTTCTAGCTTGTCATGGAACCATATGTTTGATAACATCAGGATGCATTGAATTGTTTGCACTCATTCATCCATGCATCTATGTATATGCACAAAATTTACCTTGCTAAAAATATGGAATTTCCTTCAACAAGTACAGAGCGTGATAAATCttgtataataataaataaataaaacaaaaaagtgATGCTTCTAATGTTGGAAAGAAGAGATACCTTGTCAATACGACCAGCAGTAGCTCCCTTCTTCCTTTCATTTATCCCAATGATCCAATCATCAGGAAGTGTAAACTTTGAACTGCTCTTGGTGTTCAAGAGAATAATTTGCGTCTGCAGTAGTATTTAGCTGTCAATGAAGATTTCTATTTGTATCTAATCATTAAAGTTTAAATTTTTGCTTCTACAGTTTGGATTGCTGATACAGCAATAGCTGACTTATCAAAATAAATCCACTAAAAGGTTAAGCCTTTTCCCTCTTATCTTACAAATTGACATAAATGGATTAAATTTATTGGATTACTCCAAATTAAAATCACCCTTATGCAGCAGGGTCCCTCTATCAAATCAAGTGTACCATGAAGAATCTACGCAACTTTCCTCAACAGAATAATGCCGGAATAGCACTCTGGCTTGATATACATCAGTATAAACATCTGGTGTTAATGTGAAAGTAAAGGACATGTAATCAagttgaaattaattattaaagaCTTGATGTATTAGATAATACTTGAGTTCCCTATGAAATCCTCCTCACCTTCCCACCGCTTGCAAAAGCATTTGTGGGAAAATTGGAACTCACTTAAGTTTACTGCAGGGTGCGAACTTGATAGGATCTGTAAACAAGTTTTGAAGCTTCTATttcttttttcaatattttattttcGGTCAATTCAATCTCCTGGGCCTTCTTCGCCAAATATAACCAGAAGAATTTTAATAAGAGAACATAAAAGCAAATGCCAATTATAGACTAAAATCTACAAGAAAGCTTATATGAGACAACCCGAAAAAACATACATGTTATTTCTTCACTTGAAACCCATAGTAATCCTCACAGGAGCGAATTaacataatttaaacttaaatcctTTTTAGTGAAAACATtcctatattatcatttttaggTGTACATATATAATTCAAGTTCAAGGCTTACACATTTGTTGCCTGATTCTTTCAACACCTTGTCTGGGGAGGCATGTGTTTCGCCATCCCTAAGGTATCTCTCAACCGCTACCAGCGACCGAAACACATTTCCTGTACCGGGTTCAATATAATACTGCACAAATTTTGGTAGGTCATATAAGTTTCAATGAGAGAATTACAAAAATATGACCTCTAACATAGTGTTCATATTAAGAACAACAGTATACTAAAACCCAATTCACTTTTTCTATGTTTACTTTTCAACATGTGATAATAAAAACTGCAAAATTGTTTGAAGCAATGGAATTGTAAATTGGAACAACAACAATCACaacttaattgaattgaattcCAATCAAATAACCCAAACACCACCATTTCCCACCCTTTCTTGTCTCATATTTTAGCatataaataaagaaacaaataaAATCAATGCAGTTGTTTTCTTGCAATTGCGGATAATTCatctaacataaaaaaaaatgatgacaATAACTAGTTCTCTTCTCTCcagttattaaataaataaaaaaaacaaaaccttGTCAATTTGAGAAGGCCTGCTAGGGCGGGGTTTATGCTGAACCAACCAATCATGAGGCAGTGTGAATTGGGTTGAGACGGAGGTAGAGGTGGAAATGAGGCGGTGATCGGAATGTGCGTCGGTGCATGCCGGTAGCGTTTGCAGAGGTTTCACCTTTATAGCTCTAGCTTTTCTCTTCATGCTGATCACGCTGTTTTTTTTCACTTtgtctctatttcttcatctctATTAAAGCAGATTTTCGGTTATATAACTTATTTGGTTTGGTAATTGAATTCATTAAAAATTTATAGTCGACCGAATTAGTTTTACTGTGCTGTGTTTAACAAATATCTCCTTATCTGACGGGACCGGGAATTGGCGGGCACTGCCACCTCCGTCCCCTTAGCAACTTTAATAATGGACTAGCTCTTTTTAACCTTGTATTTATAACCCCAACCCCTAATTAATGTTTCTCACGTTAATAACTTTATATACTCTTAAAAAGATATTAATACTCCTCAATAATAAATATTAAGTTTTTCTCCATTTTGTTTATCTTGCATGTACTTAGCAGTCACCAAAATGATCTACTCTACTAAAAAGAGCAAATACCTCTTCTCTCTCAAATCATCCAATCTCAAAGATCAACACCATTTTTCTTCTCACTAAAATTTGGAAAGTGACGTTATCTCTCACAACTCTTTTCTTCTCACCTAAGTTAAAGAAGATTGAAGATTAAAGAGAAATCATCTCTCAAACTTGAAGAATATTGAATATTTGATTTGATAATGAGTAagtgtttttttatttataggtTATGAGTATCTTGTGTAATACTTTATATGGAATTTTCGAACTATTCTAGGCTAAAAAATCCATGAAAAGAAATAATTTTATGTTGAGATGACGATTTTTCGATTGATTTCCGCAATTTAGGTCACTGTGTTCACACATACTTCACACGTAGTTCACACCTTGTTCACATATAGTTAACACATTATTCACATTTGGTgcacacatgattcacacttggtttacacataattcacatatggTTTACACATTGTTCACACATGCAtgtttcacacttggttcacacacgGTTCACACATGCTTTACACTTAGTTCACATAtggttcacacattattcacacgtggttcacacataattcacacttggttcacacataatgcacacatgataCACACATATGGTTGACATTtggttcacacattattcacactttgTACACACGtaattcacacttggttcacacatatATTTTTGGAGAAACACGATACACAAAGGGTGGTGGTGGGAGGCTTCAACGATGGTGGTGGGAGCCTTCGGTGCTAGGGGCTTCGACTGTGGTGGTgggagtgtaacgccctggatagccaagaccattacactgtgtgtttataaagtgccagacttgctaaccaagtcaattaAACAAAATCGTGACACTAagactataaaggaactagggtttaaaatgttttggtctcaaaagcttcattctCATTAAGAAACGTTACtcgtttacacgggatcccaaaaatacaagtttaaagatcgtttacaaaagttataagattcagatacattaaccagccatactaaggcaaaacaggcgGTTAGGTAATCCcagtcctgatccactcctcgaccatgatgaTCGAACGGCTGACTATgcacatttcacctcggagctctccacttcaggcttggtccaacttgcctttgcctttacctgcaccacgtagcacccgtgagccaaggcccagcaagaaaacacaacaacagagcataagcaatcaacagacaagtccATAACCCACATTGCATCATAAGTTCTCAAACATGTAATCATTTAGCATGTCCAAGTGTTCAGCATACTAAGCTTATCAATTCAATTCATATATCAcagcacaaatgataactagggctagcgctctcaggctgctccctccgttatcccactgactccggcctaattaagccgagctcagtgagtATTCTCGGCTACCAgcggccaagccgcgccctatgcgcatatactatgtacggtactcttaggccgctttacatgtcccattgcataataccatcattgacacgatacaattctcgggagcacttagtcccaccacaacacataatcgggtgcagttttcttacctttgaactCACTGGCTTTGATCTCtcaactccttgagcacgatccccctcgagccctagcgctcacctaaacacaaccatagccaaagtcatcatcaatccccaagttcaaaacctagcctcggggccaatcccgagcccccgggaagtcctagttccaccaaacaaggtggtggaatcaaaccccaaaccctaggtcaaaaacccttgcaaacaaccctaaaatccccttcagaaggcagggtagcactacaacgctcttgggagggcgctacagcgctacaaacagaagccaaaatccccttagcattatggcctagcgctacagtgccccaaaggctagcgctgtagcgctagtcatagacagcccagcaccaatttttctcttctgcgatttcttcgaaccaaccttaaccaaaactcttccaactcttttccaaactcaaaaacaacctcatgaccacactccactcatcccaagcaccccaaacacctaaaacccaagcacatgcatccacaaactcagaattcaccatagccacttctaagctctaaaactcaataaaaactagctgaacaacaaagttagagttagactttatacctttgataggatttcgaccacaagctgcctCTAGACTCCTCTAGCTTGCTCCtccttaacctttgccctgaatttcccaAAATCCCCATCAAACCCAGCTTACACACCACAtttcaaaaactaaaaccagCAACCAGAGAATTTACAGAACCtcacctcaagtgatggcctaaccttgctaaaccaTTGCCAAATCCTCAAGTTCAGCTCAGAAATCTTGTAGCTTAATTGACCTAGCTCCCCTTTGAGCTTTACTCCAAAAAGAATGAAGAAACAGTGGTGGTGAAAGCACAAACCGACTCAGGGTAAACTTctatgtttttccttcctttcctttttccttcttttctttcctcagacttctgtgatattctacaaatcccactaacataaagcctcagtaatacccatccttaaaagccaaaatgaccttaatgccctccctattaattctaaaccttttaatccacttagggcatttagtcatttcacccaattcccgctaattcctcgagtgtctctaatatttcccgcttaattcccaatacctaattaaccaccaatagTACTCCTCAATGTCAAGACAGACTCCAGTATTttccctaaattcccatttatacccctaagctcaccccgagccgggtataaatccccgccataaCTTTTCgttactttgctcactaggatcgtatcgagtcacagatcacagatatatccacataataatgtggtctcgacaattatcacatatatcaaagcagttatgcccataatggccaaaattacgattatgctcctctaacctagtcagggcctacatgcatactaatacacatagtcatgcatctaaaATATTcagatagtcatataacatgctttaactcataatcatgcatcttaataattaaaatcacacataattcccattatgctctccaggcacactaatcaaggcccttaagccttattagtgaatttgggtcgttacaactatcccctcctaatgagaatttcgtcctcgaaatttacctgaacaactcgggatactgatcccgcatcgctgtcttaagctcccaggtcacctcctcgaccttactgttcctccacaacactttaaccaaaggaatcgtcttattccgcaacactttatctttttgatccaagatctgaactggttgctcttcataagccaaatctgcttgtaactccaaatcctcatgcctcagcacatgagtcacatctgagacatacttccgaagcatggagacatggaacacatcatgaactccagacaacaaaggcggcaaagctaatctgtaagccacctgaccaatcctttccaggatttcGAACGGTCCAATGAATCTTGGGCtgagcttgcccttctttccaaacctcctcacccctcgcaatggtgaaactcggagaaagacgtggtccccaacttgaaactccacatccctacgcttaggatcagcgtagcttttctgcctactctgagaagcgagcatcctagcccggatcttctctatggcctcacttgtcctctgaaccatatctggccccaaatatctcctctcacccatctcatcccaatgaatgggcggtctacacttcctcccatataacatctcatagggagccactccaatcgttgactgataactgctgttgtacgagaattcaatctacggaaggtacttactccatgaaccctcaaaatcaatcacacatgctctgagcatatcctccaatacctagatcgtcctctcagactgtccatcagtctgaggatgaaaggctgtactgaacttcagctgagttcccaaagctttctgtaaaccaccccaaaacttggaagtgaagataggatcccagtctgacactatagacttaggaaccccatggagatgtacgatctccctcacaaacaactcagcatactgatccacagtataagtcgacctcactggaagaaaatgggcttacttggtgtatctatccactatcacccacactgagtcatgaagtcccactgttctgggtaattctcccacaaaatccatggtaatgtcctcccatttccattcaggaatacccaaaggctgaagcaatcccgccgatcgctgatgctcagctttcacctgctgacaggttaggcatctagcaacgtactctaccacatccttcttcatcccgggccaccaatacaaagttcgcagatcctggtacatcttcgtggtacccggatgaagtgagtacgacgtcgtatgagactcatccattatctctcgtctgatcccctcatcagctgtaacacaaatccgtccctgataccgaagtaaaccaacctcagaaatagtatagtccttagctactccagctaagacatcctctctaaccctctgtaactgagcgtcaatcaactgtccttctctgatccgctctagcagggtcgactgtagagtaatattagccaaccgccctaccaccaactctatccctactctaaccatctcatctgctaactcccttgaaatctgaacagaactatacaactgacctggacctctgcggctcaatgcatccgccaccacattggctttccctgggtgataaagaatgtcacaatcataatcctttaccaattccagccaacgtctctgtctcatattcaggtccttctgtgtaaagaaatacttcaggctcttatggtcagtgtatacctcacacatctccccatatagataatgccaccaaatcttcagtgcaaaaaccactgctgctagctccaagtcatgagtaggataccgctgctcatactccttcaactgtcgtgacgcataagctataaccttctcattctgcatcaacacagagcctaagcccaacctcgatgcatcacaataaacaacaaacttcccttcccccgaaggaagactcaacactggcgctgtaataagttgttgcttcaactcctgaaaattgtcttcacacttgtctgaccagataaacttcaaattctttcttgtcaattcggtcatcggtgctgctatcttcgagaagccctctacaaaccgcctatagtaacctgctaacccaaggaaactccgcacctccgaggcattccttggcctcgtccaatccctaaccgcctctatcttagatggatccaccttaatcccatctgcacctacaatgtgcccaagaaatgtcacttcaggtaaccagaactcacatttcttaaacttagcatacaactggtgctccctcaacctctgaagagcctgtcgaagatgaaactcgtgctctgtctctgaactggaatacaccaagatgtcgtcaatgaagactataacaaactgaccagaaaatccttgaacaccctgttcattaaatccataaaggctgctggggcattggtaaaaccaaaagacatgaccaagaactcatagtgcccataccgtgttcggaaggtcgtcttaggtatgtcctcatccttgatcctcagctggtgataaccagatcgaagatcaatctttgagaacaccatcttaccctgcagctgatcgaacaagtcatcaatcctcggtagggggtacttattcttaatagttaacttgttcaattctcgatagtcaatacacatcctcaaagtcccgtccttcttaacaaacaaaactggagcaccccacggtgagtaactaggtctgatgaaccccaaatccagaagctcctgcagttgtatctttaattctttcagttctgctggtgccattctatatggtgctcttgacactggctctgcccctggtgccaattcaataacaaactgaatctctctacgcggcggcaacctaggcaaatcctcaggaaacacatctaagaactcacaaaccaatctggtgtcTTCCGGTCCTACTGGtaaaaccctggtggtatccaccacgctagccaaaaagcctatacatccaccctgcagCAAAtttctggctctcaatgcagatatcctgggtacgcggggtccatgcaccgctcccacaaaaacaaagggatcctcgccctctggctcaaatgttaccatcttcttcctacagtcaatggtagctccgtatctaaccagccaatccatacctaaaatcatatcaaaatcctccatactcaactcaatcaagtctatagataactccctaccatcaactatcactggcaatgctctaatccacctcctagatactaccaattctcctgtaggcaatatagtctcaaaccctgaagcactatactcactaggtctacatagtctatcaatcaccttatcagatacaaatgaatgcgtagcaccagaatcaatcaaaacagcaaagggagtgccagcactagaaagctgacttgtcactaccgagggactagcctcggccttcgCCTGCGTCagagtgaatactcgagctggagttaagCTGTCCACTTtccctgtctctcccttcttcactgtcgggcaatccttcctgaggtgtcccaccaccccgcacacatagcaggccttagcccgacactcgctcggatgacgcctcttgcaccttgtgcactctggataagtcctccacgaattaccgcctccctgatggccaccctgagtacTCCGACCTCCCCTATCAGACCTAGGAGCGATTggagcatcaggagtcttcctcttcaaatcactgggacccccgcccctaccagaactagaatatggaggcaccgccttgcggccctcccttctcacagcactctccctccatatcttattttccgcttcctcagcggtcagagccttctccacagcctgggcatatgTAGTCACtacaggaactgtggtaattcttacatctcgggctatcatagcattcaggcCTCTggtaaatctgtcctgcctagctgcatcagtaggcacaagatctggtgcgaacttcgcaagtctatcaaacttcaaggcatattctgtaactctcatactgccctgaaccagccccacgaactcattcactttcgctgccttgatggcaacattataatac contains the following coding sequences:
- the LOC133791021 gene encoding methyl-CpG-binding domain-containing protein 7, producing the protein MKRKARAIKVKPLQTLPACTDAHSDHRLISTSTSVSTQFTLPHDWLVQHKPRPSRPSQIDKYYIEPGTGNVFRSLVAVERYLRDGETHASPDKVLKESGNKCTQIILLNTKSSSKFTLPDDWIIGINERKKGATAGRIDKYYVEPGTGRQFRSLRDVERHLKETNMVTAPVKIQHSLLITERPPNFVLPDGWIIQKTPRRKSIYSDRPCKHYVELKTGNVFRSLKAVERHLKEEEAKEYAMTLNAFKHSHKRKVSTKSDSHNVCAPDETRSTKVNDDPPTTYNEHTIVSKEVTHHNVSGLFDHSDSPKKSNPREEVEASMDDFSCTPSKIKWVLGGPAGDMWNPFVGDFMVPESMKQKWSETFISSLHGEKLKPGVCGMNDFLAK